From a single Planctellipticum variicoloris genomic region:
- a CDS encoding YifB family Mg chelatase-like AAA ATPase: MNAKMPLFRPFLSKRELADLTNRDHTLRGGVLFGIEGKLIEIQARALSVDDEGMSWGSAISITGMAKGAIREATARIIGAFAKLRVPAPQAEILINLAPADLPKEGTWLDLPLAVISLQAAGLLPDLSESREDSYIIMGELGIHGEVRRVPGALSLAYEAKAGQKLIVPAENAKECCLILAKPGHEGCGVYPVTQLEDVIAFFAGRKKLENALATPIEFENAIDRAVDFGRIRGQERAKRAAMIAAAGGHNMLLIGPPGEGKSLIASAIPGILPRLRDDEKVELTKIYSACGELERDGMAVTRRPMRTVHHSASKQSLVGGGSGLARPGEITLSHLGVLFLDELAEFSGPTLEALRQPLESGTVTISRVQATVSYPCRFTLVAAMNPCPCGYFGTPQCTCRKADVEKYQKKLSGPILDRIDLKVDMERLSVEERFAPTEEGASPRIRARVERARKRQHERFDGKPIPFNAAIPGGHVLDYCQFSDNAFSQYKSTITETSLSTRSMDRLAKVARTIADLDNKDDVQAEHVNEATAFITGGAMLVKF, translated from the coding sequence ATGAACGCCAAGATGCCTTTGTTTCGTCCGTTTTTGTCCAAACGCGAACTGGCAGATCTCACGAACCGAGATCACACGCTTCGAGGCGGAGTCCTGTTCGGGATTGAAGGCAAGCTGATCGAAATCCAGGCCCGCGCCTTGTCGGTTGATGATGAAGGCATGTCCTGGGGATCTGCCATTTCGATCACTGGAATGGCAAAGGGAGCAATTCGTGAGGCCACGGCGCGAATCATTGGTGCCTTTGCAAAGCTGCGAGTTCCCGCCCCGCAAGCAGAAATCCTAATCAATCTGGCACCAGCCGACCTTCCGAAGGAGGGTACGTGGCTTGACCTGCCGCTGGCGGTCATTTCGCTGCAGGCTGCAGGTCTTCTCCCCGACCTCTCCGAGAGCCGCGAGGACAGCTATATCATCATGGGCGAGCTTGGAATCCACGGCGAGGTCCGCCGTGTTCCCGGTGCATTGTCGCTCGCCTATGAAGCGAAGGCCGGGCAAAAGCTGATCGTGCCGGCTGAGAACGCAAAGGAATGCTGCCTGATTCTCGCCAAACCCGGGCACGAAGGCTGCGGCGTCTATCCGGTCACGCAACTCGAGGACGTTATCGCGTTCTTTGCGGGGAGGAAGAAGCTGGAGAACGCTCTGGCTACGCCGATCGAGTTCGAGAACGCCATCGATCGCGCGGTCGATTTTGGCCGGATTCGGGGACAGGAGCGAGCCAAACGGGCAGCGATGATCGCTGCGGCTGGCGGGCACAACATGCTCCTGATTGGCCCTCCCGGTGAAGGCAAGTCACTCATTGCCAGTGCGATCCCCGGTATTCTTCCGCGGCTTCGTGACGACGAGAAAGTCGAACTGACAAAGATCTATTCGGCGTGTGGCGAACTAGAACGCGATGGCATGGCCGTGACTCGACGGCCGATGCGTACTGTCCACCACTCGGCGTCGAAGCAGTCGCTCGTCGGCGGCGGCAGCGGGCTGGCACGCCCAGGTGAAATCACGCTCTCTCATTTGGGAGTTCTGTTTCTTGACGAACTAGCTGAATTCAGTGGACCAACGCTTGAGGCTCTGCGCCAGCCGCTGGAATCGGGCACCGTCACAATCTCACGAGTACAGGCTACTGTCAGCTACCCCTGTCGCTTCACGTTGGTAGCCGCTATGAATCCCTGTCCTTGCGGCTATTTCGGAACGCCGCAATGCACCTGCCGTAAAGCAGACGTGGAGAAGTATCAGAAGAAACTCAGCGGGCCAATTCTTGATCGCATCGACTTAAAAGTCGATATGGAACGACTGTCGGTGGAAGAGCGATTTGCACCGACCGAAGAAGGCGCTTCACCGCGAATTCGGGCTCGGGTTGAACGGGCGCGCAAACGACAGCACGAACGCTTTGACGGAAAGCCGATTCCGTTCAATGCTGCGATTCCGGGCGGGCATGTGCTGGACTACTGCCAGTTCTCCGACAACGCATTCAGTCAGTACAAGTCGACTATCACAGAAACGAGTCTTTCGACGCGCTCGATGGATCGACTTGCGAAGGTCGCCCGCACAATTGCGGATCTGGACAACAAGGACGACGTGCAGGCCGAACACGTCAATGAAGCGACAGCCTTCATTACGGGCGGGGCAATGCTTGTGAAATTCTAA
- a CDS encoding IS4 family transposase — MAEKGLTEEERRELIGPLAGTVLLRRIFPLLQRLAPCGTERDTARNRQLFYSQYAALLLIGFFNPVLKSARALVAASGLKKVQQLAGGQKVSAGAFSEASSVFDPSLLEGLVHELRRQFARHQFRVSRSGRLGRLPNPIVERLVAVDGTVLSALPQIAARLGRGSQGQWRLHTQLRIHDQRVVASTLTEEPAKGPHSERAVTLQQIQAREPQPAGAPGDLYILDRGYRSAVVFNELVEARCDYVCRLNRGDGRVVEGPVNDANGHAVQLPALTEADRAAGVVADELIALGGGSGASPARTNHVVRRITVEPVPGRPSSARQGRLRSDQTGREGLILATTLLDLPAEQVVLIYECRWQIELFFRFLKQVLGCQQLLSAKTRGVEIQLYCSLLAGLLLALATGGNLSRRAYEMVCLYMTGWADDEELLAAFPQPP, encoded by the coding sequence ATGGCGGAGAAGGGGCTGACGGAGGAGGAGCGGCGGGAGCTGATTGGTCCTTTGGCCGGGACCGTCCTGCTGCGGCGCATCTTTCCGCTGCTGCAACGATTGGCTCCCTGCGGGACAGAACGCGACACCGCTCGCAACCGGCAGCTGTTCTACAGCCAGTATGCCGCGCTCCTCCTGATCGGCTTCTTCAACCCCGTTCTCAAGTCCGCCCGGGCGCTCGTCGCAGCCTCGGGACTGAAAAAGGTCCAACAGCTCGCCGGCGGGCAAAAGGTCTCGGCCGGGGCCTTCTCCGAGGCCTCGTCCGTCTTCGATCCCTCGCTCCTGGAAGGACTCGTTCACGAACTCCGCCGCCAGTTCGCCCGGCATCAGTTCCGCGTGAGCCGCAGCGGTCGGCTGGGACGCCTTCCCAACCCGATCGTCGAACGTCTCGTCGCCGTCGACGGGACCGTGCTGTCGGCCTTGCCGCAGATCGCCGCCCGGCTGGGACGCGGTTCTCAAGGCCAGTGGCGGCTGCACACCCAGCTTCGCATTCACGACCAGAGGGTCGTGGCCTCGACCCTCACCGAGGAGCCGGCCAAAGGGCCGCACTCCGAGCGCGCCGTCACGCTCCAGCAGATCCAGGCCCGCGAACCGCAACCCGCCGGTGCGCCGGGAGACCTTTATATTCTGGACCGGGGCTATCGCTCGGCCGTGGTGTTCAACGAACTGGTCGAAGCCCGCTGCGACTACGTCTGCCGGCTCAATCGCGGGGACGGTCGCGTGGTCGAGGGACCGGTCAACGACGCGAACGGTCATGCGGTTCAACTCCCCGCGCTCACCGAAGCCGATCGCGCCGCGGGGGTCGTGGCGGATGAACTGATCGCGCTGGGCGGCGGCAGCGGAGCCAGTCCCGCAAGAACCAATCACGTCGTGCGGCGGATCACCGTCGAGCCAGTGCCCGGTCGACCAAGTTCGGCAAGGCAGGGGCGGCTTCGCAGCGACCAGACCGGGCGGGAAGGCCTGATCCTGGCCACGACGCTGCTGGATCTCCCGGCCGAACAGGTGGTGCTAATCTATGAATGCCGGTGGCAGATCGAGCTGTTCTTCCGGTTTCTGAAGCAGGTGCTGGGCTGCCAGCAACTGCTCTCGGCGAAGACGCGGGGCGTGGAGATCCAGCTCTACTGTTCGCTGCTCGCCGGGCTGCTCCTGGCCCTGGCGACGGGAGGCAACCTGTCGCGTCGAGCGTATGAAATGGTCTGTCTCTACATGACCGGCTGGGCCGACGACGAAGAACTCCTCGCCGCCTTCCCCCAGCCGCCATAG
- a CDS encoding RHS repeat-associated core domain-containing protein yields MIEATGSTGWSELTATDWSNLTTSGWSGLGVSAGEQARVTWSYDPTGQLLAEARSGANAYRTTYVYDPSGNRTVEITETDRTTSVYDGANRLLGSTSFSGNTTYSYDPAGNRTRLETPALELTTYTWNAENQLIQIELPAGDVVTHVWSPVNKNAEERIVEQDDGVIVTRFLWDNNNVVRETDEVGAVEAEYTYQAEPFGDLVSQRRETDSSYYRFDALGSTTGLTDATGAVTDDYRYQAFGEPVETTGATENPYRWVGQVGYRQEEATGLYNLRARDYDPASGRFVSQDPTGLRAGDTNFYRYITNQPVQYTDPTGLGDPNWPPGYWVIEIPSDEPGIPATIDFRPPHTSPSVIQSILKYNPGAKVLQSPNYIPPDKPLPPLPDKEGTTDDALLSNYEIDVLCACHGYEMGRPLTDQERAWLARIDYQIAKSLDDWFTTALLKALAGNSFSTLVLRREELLKAARQDRRNEFQCEHDFFQGSRDQARCDAAATLDFLELIGGLGELGLAGRALRLSSISHVDDMPDTFRLNRPRGSQPICRRDGSSPFDSCPIRSPEPSIDGSQPPAPQSPADRLAERTMTRGEWEEFYRQLRTAARRAGEENDLRPKRFRSPVETGLIDSRTCETFTGLNNTSLPTPLHPFLNDRLKDFFENTDIDLFRCNADELGRWVYSQPGEHAEMQALNEALWARTRAGLPIDLSELWMVNRSSSKSCRQVPRCGYCRDLTHGVNVPTD; encoded by the coding sequence GTGATCGAAGCGACCGGTTCCACCGGCTGGAGCGAACTGACGGCGACCGACTGGTCGAACCTGACGACGTCCGGCTGGTCCGGGCTCGGCGTCTCGGCGGGCGAACAGGCCCGCGTCACCTGGAGTTACGACCCGACCGGGCAGCTCCTCGCCGAGGCCCGCAGTGGGGCGAACGCTTACCGCACGACCTACGTCTACGACCCGTCCGGCAATCGCACGGTGGAAATCACCGAGACAGATCGGACGACCAGCGTGTATGATGGAGCCAATCGGCTGCTCGGGTCGACCTCGTTCTCTGGCAACACGACTTACAGCTACGACCCGGCGGGGAATCGCACCCGCCTGGAAACGCCGGCGCTGGAGCTGACCACCTACACGTGGAACGCCGAGAATCAGCTCATTCAGATCGAACTTCCCGCGGGGGACGTCGTCACGCACGTCTGGTCGCCGGTCAACAAGAACGCCGAGGAGCGGATCGTCGAGCAGGACGACGGCGTGATCGTCACGCGGTTCCTGTGGGACAACAACAACGTCGTGCGGGAGACCGACGAGGTCGGCGCGGTCGAGGCGGAGTACACCTACCAGGCGGAACCGTTCGGCGACTTGGTCAGCCAGCGGCGGGAGACGGACAGCTCGTACTACCGCTTCGACGCCTTGGGAAGCACGACCGGCCTGACCGACGCCACCGGGGCCGTCACCGACGACTACCGCTACCAGGCGTTCGGGGAACCGGTCGAGACGACCGGCGCGACCGAGAATCCCTACCGCTGGGTGGGGCAGGTTGGGTATCGGCAGGAGGAGGCGACTGGACTCTACAACCTGCGAGCGCGGGATTATGACCCGGCCAGTGGGAGGTTTGTGTCCCAGGATCCGACCGGATTGCGGGCAGGCGACACCAACTTTTATCGCTATATCACCAACCAACCGGTCCAGTACACAGATCCGACGGGCCTTGGCGACCCCAACTGGCCGCCCGGGTATTGGGTCATCGAAATCCCGTCGGACGAACCCGGAATTCCAGCTACTATCGACTTTCGTCCACCGCACACAAGTCCCAGCGTCATCCAATCCATCTTAAAATACAATCCCGGCGCTAAAGTTTTGCAATCTCCGAACTACATCCCGCCAGACAAGCCGCTTCCGCCCTTGCCAGACAAAGAAGGCACTACCGATGACGCCCTTCTGTCTAACTACGAGATTGACGTCCTCTGTGCGTGTCACGGCTACGAAATGGGGCGTCCTCTCACTGACCAGGAGCGAGCGTGGTTGGCGAGAATTGACTACCAGATCGCAAAGTCTCTGGACGATTGGTTCACGACAGCATTACTGAAGGCACTAGCCGGCAACAGCTTCTCAACGTTGGTACTCCGACGCGAGGAACTTCTCAAGGCCGCTCGTCAGGACCGCCGCAATGAGTTCCAATGCGAGCACGATTTCTTCCAAGGATCGCGTGATCAGGCCCGTTGCGATGCAGCCGCGACACTTGACTTCCTGGAGTTGATTGGCGGGCTCGGCGAACTCGGCTTGGCTGGACGGGCTCTTAGATTATCCAGTATCTCGCATGTCGATGATATGCCGGATACGTTTCGTCTTAATCGGCCTCGCGGAAGTCAACCGATCTGCAGACGAGACGGTTCGAGTCCTTTTGATTCCTGTCCCATTCGGTCCCCAGAACCGTCGATAGACGGGTCTCAGCCCCCCGCCCCTCAATCACCGGCGGATCGCCTTGCTGAACGCACAATGACGAGGGGAGAATGGGAGGAGTTCTACAGGCAACTCAGGACTGCCGCGCGAAGGGCCGGCGAAGAGAATGACTTGCGTCCTAAGAGATTTCGCTCACCTGTTGAGACTGGGCTAATAGACTCGCGTACTTGCGAGACATTCACCGGACTCAACAATACATCGCTCCCGACACCACTGCATCCATTCTTGAATGACCGGTTAAAGGATTTCTTTGAGAATACTGACATTGACTTGTTCCGCTGTAATGCTGATGAATTGGGTAGGTGGGTATACAGCCAGCCTGGCGAACACGCAGAGATGCAAGCGCTAAATGAGGCGTTGTGGGCGCGGACCCGCGCAGGCTTACCAATCGATCTTAGTGAATTGTGGATGGTGAATCGGTCAAGTTCCAAGAGCTGTCGGCAAGTTCCGCGGTGTGGGTATTGCCGCGACCTTACGCATGGTGTTAACGTGCCAACCGATTGA
- a CDS encoding DUF1501 domain-containing protein — MTSPRFAFDRRDFLRVGAAGVIGAGVPFAPKPADASSSGIGRAKSVLLVLLSGGPSQLDMWDPKPDAPAEVRGEFSSINTALPGVSICEHMPKLAEQLARWTILRTMSHVEHNHLLATHVALTGRPTPLPRGGSDLDRVESRNDFPNFAAALDYVRPRNDGIPSGVTLPNYYIEGPLTWPGQHAGFLGPKHDPWQINHDPNDANFRIDSLSLQPGLTAPRLVSRRELLDTINQRPTLKGDGRTTSFAEQQDVAFSLLTSDKVAKAFSIQQEDDATRERYGRNKFGQSLLLSRRLIEAGVPIVQAAMGIVQTWDTHVDNWGRLKNVLLPQLDNGLAALMDDLSASGKLEETMVIVMGEFGRTPRVSVLPGQTVPGRDHWAHAYSGLFAGAGIRGGQVVGATDAIAAYPVTRSWSPADVCTTLFDALGVSHDVALFDPLGRPNHLLNGSVIEPLYSGVAS; from the coding sequence ATGACTTCACCGCGTTTCGCATTTGATCGTCGAGACTTCCTGCGAGTGGGCGCCGCGGGCGTCATCGGGGCCGGGGTTCCCTTTGCGCCGAAGCCTGCGGACGCGTCGTCCTCGGGGATCGGACGGGCCAAGTCGGTGCTGCTGGTCCTGCTGAGCGGCGGGCCGAGTCAGCTCGATATGTGGGATCCCAAACCGGACGCCCCGGCCGAGGTCCGCGGCGAGTTTTCGTCGATCAATACCGCGCTCCCCGGCGTCTCGATCTGCGAGCACATGCCGAAGCTCGCCGAGCAGCTTGCCCGCTGGACGATCCTGCGGACCATGTCGCATGTGGAGCACAATCACCTGCTGGCCACGCACGTGGCCCTGACCGGGCGGCCGACGCCGCTGCCGCGCGGCGGCAGCGATCTGGATCGCGTCGAATCGCGGAACGACTTTCCGAATTTCGCCGCGGCTCTCGATTACGTCCGCCCGCGGAACGACGGCATTCCCTCGGGCGTGACGCTGCCGAACTATTACATTGAAGGCCCCCTCACCTGGCCGGGGCAGCACGCCGGGTTCCTGGGGCCGAAGCACGATCCGTGGCAGATCAATCACGATCCGAACGACGCGAACTTCCGCATCGATTCGCTGAGTCTGCAGCCGGGCCTGACCGCCCCGCGCCTCGTTTCCCGGCGCGAACTGCTCGATACGATCAACCAGCGGCCGACGCTCAAGGGAGACGGCCGGACGACGTCCTTCGCCGAGCAGCAGGACGTGGCCTTCTCGCTGCTGACGTCGGACAAGGTGGCCAAGGCGTTCAGCATTCAGCAGGAGGACGACGCGACGCGCGAGCGGTACGGCCGAAACAAGTTCGGGCAGTCGCTGCTGCTGTCCCGCCGGCTGATCGAAGCGGGGGTGCCGATCGTCCAGGCGGCGATGGGGATCGTGCAGACCTGGGACACGCACGTCGACAACTGGGGCCGGCTCAAGAATGTCCTGTTGCCGCAGCTCGACAATGGCCTGGCCGCCCTGATGGACGACCTGTCGGCCTCGGGCAAGCTGGAGGAGACGATGGTCATCGTGATGGGGGAATTCGGCCGGACGCCGCGCGTCTCGGTCCTCCCTGGCCAGACCGTCCCCGGCCGCGACCACTGGGCCCACGCCTACTCGGGCCTGTTCGCGGGGGCGGGGATTCGCGGCGGCCAGGTGGTGGGCGCGACGGACGCGATCGCGGCGTATCCGGTGACGCGTTCGTGGTCCCCGGCGGACGTCTGCACGACGCTGTTCGACGCGCTGGGCGTGAGTCACGACGTGGCCCTGTTCGACCCGCTGGGACGGCCGAATCATCTGCTGAACGGGAGCGTGATTGAGCCGTTGTATTCGGGTGTGGCGAGTTAA